GGTCGACGGAGTACTTCACAACGGCGTATGAGTATGAGCAGGGGGGCGTGTTGAAGAAGGCCTCGTACCCTTCGGGGGCTGTGGTGGAAACCTTGTCCGGGCCCGGTGGAGTGGTGGACGTGGTCAAGGTGGGGGACGTCACGACGACGTCCGCAGTGTACGAGCGACGGGGCAACGCTTCCAACGGGGCGCCGGAGGCGGTGCGTTATGCCGAGGGGTTGTTTACCGTGGACGGGGCGCGATTGTACGACCCGACAACCCTGTGGCCGATGGAGATGAAGGTGGGCCCCGGGGTGACGCCGGGGACGGGTCTGGACAGCGCCTCGGTCCTGTTCGGGCTGTCATACGCCCACGAGAAGAACGGGAACGTGACGGCGATGAGCCGGGTGTGGCGTCCGTCGGCGGGGGGCGATATTGGGCAGGAGAATGACGAGGGCGAGCGCCGCGCCGGCCCAGAGCCAGGGCGACCGGAGGTGTTTGCGGACCGGGGTGAGGCACACCGCCAGGACCAGGGCGATCACGTGCACGCCCATGGTGTAGCGGGTCATCATCCCCAGCCCGACGGCGGCCCCGACGGCCAGCCACCAGCGGGGATCGCCGGACTTCAGGAGGCGAAGGAGGAACCAGGCGACGAGGACGACCCAGAGGAGGTCGAAGGCCACGTAACCCCAGTCCCAGGTGGCGCGCATCGGCGAGGGTCGCCAGTTCGTCCCGGTGGAAGCCGTACTGGTGGTTGGTGAGCAGGTGCAGGAGCAGGCGAGCGGCGGCGAGCAGGAGGAGCCAGGCCAGGTCCGACCGGAGGAACGATTCGGATCGGGTTTTCATCCAGGATTTTCCGTTTCGCTCATTCCCCGAGGATCTGAACGACGATCTCGCGGCGGCGGGGGCGGGTGTCGAAGTCCACGAAGACAATCTGCTGCCACGTGCCGAGGGTCAGCCGGCCGTCTCGGAAGGGGACCGACAGCGAGGCGCCCAGGAGGGCGGCGCGGAGGTGACTGTGCCCGTTGCCGTCCCCCCAGCGTTCGTTGTGGGCCCAGGCCCGCCGGGAGGGGGCCACTTCCTCGAGGCAGGACCGGAGGTCTGCCACGCACCCGGGCTCGAACTCGAGGGTCGTCAGGGCGCTGGTGGCGGAGGGCGTGAAGAGGGTTACGGTCCCGTCCTTCAGGCCGCTTCTTCGAACGGC
This genomic interval from Acidobacteriota bacterium contains the following:
- a CDS encoding glycosyltransferase family 39 protein, with translation MRATWDWGYVAFDLLWVVLVAWFLLRLLKSGDPRWWLAVGAAVGLGMMTRYTMGVHVIALVLAVCLTPVRKHLRSPWLWAGAALALVILLPNIAPRRRTPHPAHRRHVPVLLVGV
- a CDS encoding secondary thiamine-phosphate synthase enzyme YjbQ; the protein is MRVKSDRITFDTRGNASVDNLTGPVAEAVRRSGLKDGTVTLFTPSATSALTTLEFEPGCVADLRSCLEEVAPSRRAWAHNERWGDGNGHSHLRAALLGASLSVPFRDGRLTLGTWQQIVFVDFDTRPRRREIVVQILGE